A stretch of Candidatus Symbiobacter mobilis CR DNA encodes these proteins:
- a CDS encoding ABC transporter substrate-binding protein — protein sequence MYEPLLAYNTLTGQVEPLLGRLVSQSTEGVQVVLHPQAKWNDGKPVTATDVKFIYQLGKRFKGASTAYVLDYISDIKVDTVEEGGAKAERLTFVVNKAGRNNPLMVMDILQAIRIVPSHIFEPMVAGKRDLTEVLKLKIDKAPVVSGPYTLHAYSNEKIVLQRRADYWGNAALHQGKAPVPEYIIHPIYKSNDAFAIALQKGDLDASQTFIPRIWLKKGDKVHTWQDKAPYFLPGAVPMLLINTTKPPLDDRNFRRAMAHAIDYKAIQELAVSGYSPGVKPGAILPFGVEGKYYDEEAVRSVGAAHALEDAKKLLEASGYKSVFKPDGTLDHMVNAKGERVPTLFVKSPAGWSDWEAMVSLAVKGMRAAGIDVREGFVDASLYWPALPTGDFDLIMHKPASQVTPSLPWSRFEALMSSRNWVSPGSGKMNENQGRYNNPQSKGYNPRVDELLRAIPNMTDDVALKAAYTELNTIFMQDQPALPLCYLPEQFYEYSTRHWTGWQNEQNPFAPPLLPWIGAATQALWQLQPVK from the coding sequence ATGTACGAGCCCCTGCTTGCGTACAACACGCTCACCGGGCAGGTCGAGCCTTTGCTGGGTCGGCTCGTCAGCCAGTCGACGGAAGGGGTGCAGGTCGTGTTGCATCCCCAGGCCAAGTGGAACGATGGCAAACCCGTGACCGCGACGGACGTGAAGTTCATCTACCAATTGGGTAAGCGCTTCAAGGGAGCGTCGACTGCCTACGTGTTGGATTACATCTCCGACATCAAGGTGGACACCGTGGAAGAGGGGGGAGCCAAGGCAGAGCGGTTGACTTTCGTCGTCAATAAGGCAGGCAGGAACAACCCTCTGATGGTGATGGACATCCTGCAGGCGATCCGGATCGTTCCATCGCATATTTTCGAACCCATGGTGGCAGGCAAGCGCGACCTGACGGAAGTGCTCAAACTCAAGATCGACAAAGCCCCCGTGGTATCTGGCCCCTATACCTTGCATGCCTATTCCAATGAAAAGATCGTCCTTCAGCGACGTGCGGACTACTGGGGCAATGCTGCGCTTCACCAAGGCAAGGCGCCGGTTCCCGAGTACATCATCCATCCCATTTACAAGAGCAACGACGCTTTTGCCATTGCATTGCAGAAGGGGGATTTGGATGCATCACAGACTTTCATTCCCCGGATTTGGCTCAAGAAAGGCGACAAGGTTCATACCTGGCAAGACAAGGCGCCTTATTTTTTGCCGGGCGCCGTACCCATGTTGCTGATCAACACGACGAAGCCGCCGCTGGATGACCGCAATTTCCGGCGCGCGATGGCGCATGCCATTGATTACAAGGCCATCCAGGAATTGGCGGTTTCTGGATACAGCCCCGGCGTCAAACCGGGGGCCATCCTACCGTTTGGCGTCGAAGGAAAGTACTACGACGAGGAAGCAGTCCGATCTGTCGGGGCGGCCCACGCTCTCGAAGATGCCAAGAAATTGTTGGAGGCTTCTGGATATAAGTCGGTGTTCAAACCGGATGGCACGCTCGACCACATGGTCAACGCCAAAGGCGAGCGTGTGCCGACCCTCTTCGTCAAATCCCCCGCTGGGTGGTCGGACTGGGAAGCCATGGTATCCCTCGCCGTCAAAGGCATGCGCGCCGCCGGGATTGATGTGCGGGAAGGTTTTGTGGATGCCAGCCTGTATTGGCCGGCTTTGCCCACGGGCGATTTCGACCTGATCATGCACAAGCCTGCATCGCAAGTAACGCCTTCGTTACCGTGGAGTCGGTTCGAGGCACTGATGTCGTCGCGGAATTGGGTATCTCCCGGAAGTGGCAAGATGAATGAAAACCAGGGTCGGTATAACAATCCGCAGTCCAAGGGTTACAACCCCAGGGTCGATGAGCTGTTGCGTGCGATCCCGAACATGACCGATGACGTGGCGCTCAAAGCTGCGTATACCGAGCTCAACACCATCTTCATGCAGGATCAACCCGCGTTGCCCTTGTGCTACCTCCCCGAGCAGTTTTATGAGTACAGCACCCGGCACTGGACGGGTTGGCAGAACGAGCAGAATCCTTTCGCCCCCCCGTTGCTCCCCTGGATTGGCGCGGCAACCCAGGCGCTCTGGCAGTTGCAGCCCGTCAAATAG
- a CDS encoding ABC transporter permease, which yields MLKNQPTLRYILQRGGWYFLTFLVAVTINFFLPRLGSGNPVDIMMGKVTTSSQEAVREQEEAYLKEFGLVRTDASGDILRDEKGKPLPASSLQQFWNYLSMSFQGDLGTSFQKYPKKVVDVILEAVPWTLALQLPTIIFGWIIGNLLGALAAYRRGAFDRVFFPLALLISSFPFFVFGMLLVYYFSVVLGWLPAMGGYSNELVPGFSMAFFMSAAYHYVLPFFSIFLILAGGQAIGMRSMGIYELGTDYIKYAKWLGLKEHKILMYLFRNAMLPQLTGLALSIGTMIGGALITEMIFSYPGLGMAMLSAIQNNDYPMIQGCTLLVTVSVLLANFTVDILIGFLDPRVKAGMQLGGAN from the coding sequence ATGCTCAAAAACCAGCCAACGCTCCGCTACATCCTGCAGCGTGGGGGGTGGTACTTTCTGACGTTCCTCGTCGCGGTCACCATCAATTTCTTCTTGCCTCGTCTCGGCTCGGGAAACCCCGTGGACATCATGATGGGCAAGGTCACCACCTCCTCGCAGGAGGCAGTGCGGGAGCAGGAGGAGGCATACCTCAAGGAGTTTGGACTGGTGCGTACGGATGCGTCTGGAGACATCCTTCGGGATGAAAAAGGCAAGCCTCTGCCTGCTTCCAGCCTTCAGCAGTTCTGGAACTATTTGTCGATGAGTTTCCAAGGGGATTTGGGAACATCTTTCCAGAAATATCCCAAGAAGGTCGTCGATGTCATTCTGGAGGCAGTGCCATGGACCTTGGCACTACAGTTGCCGACGATCATCTTTGGGTGGATCATCGGCAATCTGCTCGGGGCCTTGGCGGCGTACCGCCGTGGCGCATTTGATCGGGTGTTCTTTCCGCTGGCTTTGCTTATCAGTTCTTTCCCCTTTTTCGTTTTTGGGATGCTGCTGGTGTACTACTTTTCCGTCGTATTGGGATGGTTGCCCGCGATGGGGGGGTATTCGAACGAGCTGGTTCCCGGTTTCAGCATGGCGTTCTTCATGTCTGCCGCATACCATTATGTATTGCCTTTCTTTTCGATTTTTCTGATTCTTGCTGGTGGGCAGGCAATTGGAATGCGATCAATGGGTATTTACGAATTGGGTACGGACTACATCAAGTATGCGAAATGGCTGGGGCTCAAGGAGCATAAGATATTGATGTATTTGTTCCGCAATGCGATGTTGCCGCAGTTGACCGGGTTGGCATTGTCGATCGGGACGATGATTGGCGGCGCGTTGATTACGGAAATGATTTTTTCTTACCCTGGGTTGGGCATGGCCATGCTGAGCGCGATCCAAAACAACGACTACCCCATGATTCAGGGATGTACCTTGTTGGTGACGGTGAGCGTGCTGTTGGCCAATTTCACTGTGGATATCCTCATCGGCTTCCTCGATCCTCGGGTGAAAGCAGGGATGCAGTTGGGGGGCGCGAACTGA
- a CDS encoding ABC transporter permease has product MFVIGMVLFLGTILIAVVGPLVYPVQMHQVAGSYAAPGTVGVWVDPGTGASSEITLLLGTDNMGRDYVSLLIMGLRSSLYVGLLAGTIATALGTLLGVYGGFKGGWIDDALNSITNLFIVIPSFVVLILISASISTGRSLTLIGLIIGLTTWTWSARAVRAQSSALKSRDHISLARMNGDRTLVILIKHILPYLLSYVFMVFILQIASGILSEAAISMIGLGPLDTQSLGVILNDAKNNGALGDGVWWAFFPASIFITLIVFALYLVNTSMEGVFNPRLRR; this is encoded by the coding sequence ATGTTTGTCATCGGAATGGTTTTGTTTCTCGGTACCATTCTGATTGCTGTGGTTGGCCCGCTGGTGTATCCCGTGCAGATGCATCAGGTTGCCGGTTCCTACGCTGCACCGGGAACCGTAGGGGTGTGGGTCGATCCTGGGACGGGCGCGTCTTCAGAAATCACGTTGCTCTTGGGTACGGACAACATGGGGCGGGATTACGTGTCTTTGCTCATCATGGGGCTACGCTCTTCCCTGTATGTCGGCCTGCTCGCCGGGACCATCGCGACCGCGCTGGGAACCTTGTTGGGGGTCTATGGCGGTTTCAAAGGGGGGTGGATCGACGATGCCCTCAACTCCATCACGAACCTTTTCATTGTGATTCCTTCGTTCGTCGTGCTGATTCTGATCAGTGCCAGCATTTCGACGGGGCGCTCGCTCACGCTTATCGGTCTCATCATTGGGCTGACGACGTGGACATGGTCGGCACGTGCGGTGCGTGCGCAGTCTTCCGCGCTCAAGAGCCGCGACCACATTTCTCTCGCACGAATGAATGGCGACCGGACACTAGTCATTCTCATCAAGCACATCCTTCCGTATCTGCTTTCTTATGTGTTCATGGTCTTTATCCTGCAGATTGCCTCGGGCATCTTGTCGGAAGCAGCCATTTCGATGATCGGGCTAGGCCCGCTCGATACGCAGTCGTTGGGGGTGATCCTCAACGATGCCAAAAACAACGGCGCGCTCGGTGATGGGGTGTGGTGGGCATTTTTCCCCGCTTCGATCTTCATCACCTTGATCGTGTTTGCGCTGTATCTGGTCAACACCTCCATGGAGGGGGTCTTCAACCCCCGCCTGCGCAGGTAG
- a CDS encoding ABC transporter ATP-binding protein: protein MPTFEVEHLSLHYLTRFGGKVHAVSDVSFTMEKGEILGIAGESGCGKSTIVNGLMGLFIPPLQLTSGDVRVNGESLMHRTPEDVRANVLSRKVSMIPQGAFNALNPTRKVKDIAADVIAAHEDAGSDRKAIYQRLHERFDLFGMDTERVLNSFPIQLTAGERQRSVIGISTLLNPEMVIADEPTSALDVSTQKVVIRMIFDLLDKGIFSTMIFITHELPLLRHVANNIAIMYAGEIVEKGTTEQIVFDPRHPYTKALMGAMLSAEAGQRQKKPVAIEGAPPNLAKPISGCRFADRCPSARPECKLQTQTIRMVAGREVRCSYAE, encoded by the coding sequence ATGCCCACGTTTGAAGTCGAACACCTTAGTCTGCATTATTTGACCCGTTTTGGGGGCAAGGTGCATGCAGTCTCCGACGTCTCCTTCACGATGGAGAAGGGGGAGATTCTTGGGATAGCCGGGGAATCCGGTTGCGGCAAGTCCACCATCGTCAATGGGCTGATGGGGCTATTCATCCCTCCCTTGCAGCTTACTTCCGGCGATGTGCGCGTCAATGGCGAATCGCTGATGCACCGTACCCCGGAAGACGTGCGCGCCAATGTGCTGTCGCGCAAGGTTTCGATGATTCCGCAGGGGGCGTTCAACGCACTCAACCCGACGCGCAAAGTCAAGGACATTGCGGCAGACGTCATCGCTGCGCATGAGGATGCTGGTTCGGATCGCAAGGCGATTTACCAGCGCTTGCACGAACGCTTTGATTTGTTCGGCATGGATACCGAGCGCGTGCTGAATTCCTTCCCCATCCAGCTCACTGCGGGGGAACGGCAGCGCTCGGTCATCGGCATTTCCACACTGCTCAATCCGGAGATGGTCATTGCCGATGAGCCTACGTCGGCCTTGGATGTCAGCACGCAGAAGGTGGTGATCCGCATGATCTTCGACTTGCTCGACAAGGGGATTTTTTCCACGATGATTTTCATCACCCACGAGCTGCCTTTGCTGCGCCATGTGGCCAACAACATTGCCATCATGTACGCGGGGGAAATTGTCGAAAAGGGAACGACAGAGCAAATCGTTTTTGATCCTCGACATCCTTACACCAAGGCGCTCATGGGTGCGATGCTCAGTGCAGAGGCAGGCCAGCGCCAGAAAAAGCCCGTGGCTATCGAAGGAGCGCCCCCCAATCTCGCCAAGCCGATCAGCGGTTGCCGTTTTGCCGACCGCTGCCCAAGTGCAAGGCCGGAATGCAAACTCCAGACTCAGACGATCCGCATGGTCGCAGGCCGTGAGGTGAGGTGCAGCTATGCAGAGTAG
- a CDS encoding ABC transporter ATP-binding protein, with product MQSSNVSNAVPNGVQSVQRGDTPMEVPVFSARNVSMTFGHGKKICRAVREVSFDIADGAIVSVVGGSGCGKSVLAKIMLGLYVPTAGEFFYRGLPITNQHMHWNEVQSVFQDPFSCFNQFFTIRSQLKDAFGILQNKLSKSEIEDRVDAALRAVNVQPAEIEGKYPFELSGGQMQRMLLARIFALRPKVLVADEPTSMVDACVRANILDYLMKLKQELGMTIVFVTHDIGLAYYVSDQIFIMHEGRIVEAGEPDAVALSPQHPVTVQLIEDVPDIHKDWIKR from the coding sequence ATGCAGAGTAGTAATGTGTCGAATGCCGTGCCCAATGGGGTACAGAGTGTGCAACGTGGCGATACCCCGATGGAAGTTCCGGTTTTTTCTGCCCGCAATGTGTCGATGACCTTCGGGCACGGCAAGAAGATATGTCGCGCCGTGCGGGAAGTCAGTTTCGATATTGCCGATGGAGCCATTGTTTCTGTCGTTGGCGGCTCCGGTTGTGGCAAGAGCGTACTGGCCAAGATCATGTTGGGCTTGTATGTCCCGACTGCGGGCGAATTTTTCTACAGAGGCCTGCCGATCACCAACCAACACATGCATTGGAATGAGGTGCAGTCGGTTTTTCAGGATCCTTTTAGCTGTTTCAACCAGTTTTTCACGATCCGTTCGCAGTTGAAGGATGCTTTCGGCATTCTTCAAAACAAACTGTCCAAATCGGAAATTGAAGATCGGGTCGATGCTGCGTTGCGTGCCGTCAATGTGCAGCCTGCGGAGATTGAAGGCAAATATCCTTTTGAACTCTCTGGGGGGCAAATGCAGCGGATGCTATTGGCACGCATCTTTGCTTTGCGCCCAAAAGTGCTTGTCGCGGATGAGCCGACTTCGATGGTGGACGCCTGCGTGCGTGCCAATATCCTTGACTACCTGATGAAATTGAAGCAGGAGCTGGGGATGACCATTGTCTTTGTTACCCACGACATTGGTCTGGCTTACTACGTCAGTGACCAGATATTCATCATGCACGAAGGGAGGATCGTCGAGGCTGGAGAACCTGACGCTGTGGCCCTTTCCCCCCAACATCCGGTGACAGTGCAATTGATTGAAGATGTCCCGGATATCCATAAGGATTGGATCAAGCGCTGA
- a CDS encoding methyl-accepting chemotaxis protein translates to MRTMKVSTRLVILIGVLSSLLVVVGGVGLWSIHRSNLEIKALHDRAMLPALMADELIDILVQNRLQILLAFQHAPGNPLQTIHNHPASLHTDAIKANRVAANKIFAALPPLTSDADDMALLHASQRSRALWRDKLDQVVAAIGRGDYSPAVMAAFLRAGREEGEMSVRDMRAYRDHQVEQAKQAYENAQTRYHVALSSFLVATIGGLLLAFSIGGATIRTLRQQLGGEPGDAATVAELVGSGDLCHPIEVRGGDTHSLMAQLQAMQQSLGRVVLDVRHASEHVATASAEIASANHDLSLRTERQASALEHTASSMEQLSATVRQNADNAHHADELAQHAAATALRGGTVVDRMVATMEKIQVSSQKILDIIGVIDGIAFQTNILALNAAVEAARAGEQGRGFAVVASEVRSLAGRSAQAAKEIKHLISTSVEFVDHGSTLVHEAGDSMRQIVESIRHVTELVGKISTANQEQSTGVSQVGESVAQIDQTTQQNAALVEEMAAAASSLHAQAQDLLRTMAVFQLPAESTALARPVQPHNP, encoded by the coding sequence ATGCGAACGATGAAAGTATCGACCCGACTCGTGATTCTGATCGGTGTGCTGTCCTCTTTGTTGGTCGTCGTCGGTGGCGTGGGACTATGGAGCATCCACCGTTCCAATCTGGAAATCAAAGCGCTGCATGACCGTGCCATGCTGCCTGCATTGATGGCTGACGAACTGATCGACATCCTCGTGCAAAACCGCTTGCAGATTCTTTTGGCCTTCCAGCACGCCCCCGGCAACCCCCTGCAAACCATCCACAACCACCCTGCCAGCCTTCATACGGACGCCATCAAAGCCAACCGCGTCGCAGCCAACAAAATTTTTGCCGCTCTGCCGCCCCTTACCAGTGATGCGGACGATATGGCCTTGCTGCATGCCAGCCAACGCAGCCGCGCTTTGTGGCGAGACAAGCTCGATCAAGTGGTTGCGGCCATCGGTCGTGGGGATTATTCCCCGGCAGTCATGGCCGCTTTTCTGCGTGCCGGCCGAGAGGAAGGAGAAATGTCGGTGCGCGACATGCGCGCATACCGCGATCACCAGGTGGAGCAAGCAAAACAAGCCTACGAAAACGCGCAAACGCGCTACCACGTTGCGCTGAGCTCCTTCCTCGTGGCAACCATCGGTGGCCTGCTGCTCGCTTTCTCCATCGGTGGCGCCACGATTCGCACCTTGCGCCAGCAACTCGGCGGAGAACCAGGAGACGCTGCGACAGTCGCCGAACTCGTCGGTTCCGGCGATCTATGTCATCCCATCGAAGTGCGTGGTGGGGACACGCATAGCCTGATGGCTCAGCTCCAAGCTATGCAGCAAAGCCTGGGTCGTGTGGTACTGGATGTGCGACATGCCTCTGAACACGTGGCCACCGCCAGCGCGGAAATTGCCTCCGCCAACCACGATCTCAGCCTGCGTACCGAGCGTCAGGCCAGCGCCCTGGAGCACACGGCTTCATCGATGGAGCAGCTCAGTGCCACGGTCAGGCAGAACGCGGACAACGCCCACCACGCGGATGAACTGGCGCAACACGCTGCCGCCACAGCACTCCGGGGCGGGACAGTGGTGGATCGAATGGTGGCAACGATGGAGAAGATCCAGGTTTCATCGCAGAAGATCCTGGACATCATCGGCGTCATCGACGGGATCGCTTTTCAGACCAATATTCTGGCTCTCAATGCGGCAGTGGAGGCAGCGCGCGCTGGAGAGCAAGGCCGTGGCTTCGCCGTCGTGGCCAGCGAGGTGCGATCCTTGGCTGGCCGCTCTGCACAAGCTGCCAAAGAAATCAAGCACCTGATCAGTACCAGCGTTGAGTTCGTCGACCACGGATCCACCCTCGTCCACGAGGCAGGCGACTCCATGAGGCAGATTGTCGAGAGCATCCGCCACGTCACGGAACTCGTGGGCAAGATCAGCACGGCCAATCAGGAACAAAGCACGGGTGTCAGCCAAGTGGGTGAATCCGTCGCGCAAATCGACCAGACTACCCAACAGAACGCGGCACTGGTCGAGGAAATGGCCGCAGCCGCCAGCAGCCTGCATGCCCAAGCGCAGGATTTGCTGCGCACCATGGCCGTATTTCAGCTCCCGGCCGAATCCACCGCTCTAGCACGCCCCGTGCAGCCGCATAACCCCTGA
- the carB gene encoding carbamoyl-phosphate synthase large subunit translates to MPQRTDLHSILVLGAGPIVIGQACEFDYSGVQACKALREDGYRIVLINSNPATIMTDPDTADAIYIEPITWKTVEKIIAKERPDAILPTMGGQTALNCAMDLWHNGVLDAYTGAATGRPIELIGATPDAIDKAEDRQRFKEAMTQIGLESARSGIAYSLEEAWAVQKTVGFPVVIRPSFTLGGTGGGIAYNPEEFEEICKRGLDASPTHELLIEESLLGWKEFEMEVVRDKADNCIIVCSIENLDPMGVHTGDSITVAPAQTLTDKEYQLLRNASMAVLRVIGVDTGGSNVQFAIHPQTGRMVVIEMNPRVSRSSALASKATGFPIAKVAARLAVGYTLDELRNDITGGATPASFEPTIDYVVTKIPRFAFEKFPTADRRLTTQMKSVGEVMAIGRTFQESFQKALRGLEVGVDGMNEKTQDPEVLERELGEPGPERIWYVGDAFACGWSVDRVHELTSIDRWFLVQIEQIVRIELEIERLPRPAVGTALDAIDAATLRALKKKGFSDRRLARQFGTTEAAVRARRHALGVRPVFKRVDTCAAEFATHTAYLYSTYEAEGAECEAAPSDRPKILVLGGGPNRIGQGIEFDYCCVHAALSLREDGYETIMVNCNPETVSTDYDTSDRLYFEPLTLEDVLAIVDREKPTGVIVQFGGQTPLKLALALEANSVQIIGTSPDMIDAAEDRERFQQLLHGLQLRQPPNATARNEDEALRKAADLGYPLVVRPSYVLGGRAMEIVHEPADLVRYMHEAVKVSHDSPVLLDRFLNDAIECDVDCVRDNTGHVYIGGVMEHIEQAGVHSGDSACSLPPYSLAANTVAELRRQTAAMAEALHVVGLMNVQFAIQRQDNEDVIFVLEVNPRASRTVPFVSKATGVQLAKVAARCMVGQSLRSQGIQHEVVPPYYSVKEAVFPFVRFPGIDPILGPEMKSTGEVMGVGMTFGEAFVKSQLGAGSLLPKPLTADGTPTGKVFLSVKQGDKQRAVGVARELVSLGFAIIASRGTASVLRDAGVPCQVVNKVAEGRPHIVDMIKNGGIILVINTVEERRNAIADSRRIRTSALAARITTFTTIAGAEAAVEGMKYMDRLDVVSIQTLHAMLGTAAHVVDTTTSP, encoded by the coding sequence ATGCCCCAACGTACAGACCTTCACAGCATCCTCGTCCTGGGCGCAGGCCCCATCGTCATCGGGCAAGCCTGCGAGTTTGATTACTCCGGGGTGCAAGCATGCAAGGCGCTGCGTGAAGACGGGTACCGCATCGTTCTGATCAACAGCAACCCGGCGACGATCATGACCGACCCAGATACGGCCGACGCGATCTACATTGAGCCGATCACCTGGAAAACGGTCGAGAAGATCATCGCCAAAGAACGACCCGACGCGATTCTGCCGACGATGGGGGGCCAGACTGCACTCAACTGCGCGATGGATCTTTGGCACAACGGGGTGCTCGACGCCTACACCGGCGCTGCCACAGGCCGCCCGATCGAACTGATCGGCGCCACCCCCGATGCCATCGACAAAGCCGAAGACCGCCAGCGTTTCAAAGAAGCGATGACGCAAATCGGCCTGGAGTCTGCGCGGTCGGGCATTGCGTACTCCCTCGAAGAAGCGTGGGCCGTGCAAAAAACCGTGGGGTTTCCCGTCGTCATCCGCCCCAGCTTCACGCTCGGGGGTACCGGTGGCGGCATTGCCTACAACCCTGAAGAATTCGAGGAAATTTGCAAGCGCGGCCTTGATGCCTCCCCGACCCACGAACTGCTGATCGAAGAGTCGTTGCTCGGGTGGAAAGAGTTCGAAATGGAGGTGGTTCGTGACAAGGCGGACAACTGCATCATCGTCTGCTCGATCGAAAACCTCGACCCCATGGGGGTACACACCGGGGACTCGATCACGGTCGCCCCCGCACAGACCCTCACCGACAAGGAATACCAGCTCCTGCGCAATGCATCAATGGCCGTGCTGCGCGTCATCGGCGTCGATACGGGCGGTTCGAATGTGCAGTTTGCAATCCACCCCCAAACCGGTCGGATGGTCGTCATTGAAATGAACCCGCGCGTCAGCCGCTCCAGCGCATTGGCTTCCAAAGCGACGGGCTTTCCTATCGCCAAAGTGGCAGCCAGGCTGGCGGTGGGCTACACCCTTGATGAACTGCGCAACGACATCACCGGCGGCGCAACGCCCGCCAGTTTCGAGCCGACCATCGACTATGTGGTCACCAAAATCCCGCGTTTCGCGTTCGAAAAATTCCCTACGGCAGACCGTCGACTCACCACGCAGATGAAAAGCGTGGGGGAAGTCATGGCCATCGGCCGCACATTCCAGGAATCGTTCCAGAAAGCCTTGCGCGGGCTGGAAGTCGGCGTCGACGGGATGAACGAAAAAACCCAGGACCCCGAAGTGCTCGAACGCGAACTCGGCGAACCCGGCCCCGAGCGCATCTGGTACGTGGGGGACGCCTTTGCATGCGGCTGGAGCGTCGACCGGGTACACGAGCTGACGAGCATTGACAGGTGGTTTCTCGTGCAGATCGAGCAGATCGTCCGCATCGAGCTGGAAATCGAGCGCCTGCCCAGGCCTGCCGTAGGTACTGCGCTGGACGCCATCGACGCAGCTACTTTGCGTGCGCTCAAAAAGAAAGGGTTTTCGGACAGACGCCTGGCACGGCAGTTCGGCACGACCGAGGCCGCCGTGCGTGCGCGCCGCCACGCTTTGGGGGTGCGCCCCGTTTTCAAGCGCGTCGACACCTGCGCTGCGGAGTTCGCCACCCACACCGCCTACCTGTATTCGACCTACGAGGCCGAAGGCGCCGAATGTGAGGCGGCACCGAGTGACCGCCCCAAGATCTTGGTGCTCGGCGGCGGACCGAACCGCATTGGGCAAGGCATCGAATTCGACTACTGCTGCGTCCACGCCGCGCTCTCGCTGCGCGAAGACGGCTACGAGACGATCATGGTCAATTGCAACCCTGAGACCGTATCCACCGACTACGACACCTCGGACCGCCTGTACTTCGAGCCGCTCACGCTGGAAGACGTGCTCGCGATCGTCGACCGCGAAAAGCCCACGGGCGTGATCGTCCAATTCGGTGGACAAACCCCCCTCAAACTCGCCCTGGCTTTGGAAGCCAACAGCGTGCAGATCATCGGAACCAGCCCAGACATGATCGACGCAGCCGAAGACCGGGAACGCTTCCAACAATTGCTCCACGGGTTGCAACTGCGCCAGCCACCCAACGCGACGGCCCGCAACGAAGACGAAGCGCTGCGCAAGGCTGCCGACCTGGGTTACCCCCTGGTGGTGCGCCCCAGCTATGTGCTGGGTGGCAGGGCGATGGAAATCGTCCACGAACCCGCAGACCTGGTGCGGTATATGCACGAGGCGGTCAAGGTGTCCCACGATTCCCCCGTGCTGCTCGACCGCTTCCTCAACGACGCCATCGAATGCGACGTGGATTGCGTGCGGGACAACACCGGACATGTGTACATCGGCGGGGTGATGGAGCACATTGAGCAGGCGGGCGTGCATAGCGGGGATTCCGCATGCTCGCTGCCTCCGTACAGTCTGGCTGCGAATACAGTGGCCGAGCTGCGCCGCCAAACTGCCGCCATGGCCGAGGCATTGCATGTCGTCGGGCTGATGAACGTGCAATTCGCCATCCAGCGTCAAGACAATGAGGACGTGATCTTCGTGCTCGAAGTCAACCCCCGCGCATCCCGCACGGTGCCTTTCGTCAGCAAGGCGACAGGCGTGCAACTGGCCAAAGTTGCCGCACGCTGCATGGTGGGGCAATCTCTGCGCTCCCAAGGCATCCAGCACGAGGTCGTTCCACCGTACTACAGCGTCAAGGAAGCCGTGTTCCCCTTCGTTCGCTTTCCGGGCATCGACCCGATCCTGGGGCCGGAGATGAAATCCACCGGGGAAGTCATGGGCGTAGGCATGACCTTCGGCGAGGCTTTCGTCAAATCCCAACTCGGTGCCGGTTCGCTTCTACCCAAGCCATTGACTGCGGATGGCACCCCAACAGGCAAGGTGTTTTTGTCCGTCAAGCAAGGGGACAAGCAACGGGCCGTTGGCGTGGCGCGTGAGCTGGTTTCCCTGGGTTTTGCCATCATCGCATCCCGTGGCACTGCATCGGTACTGCGGGATGCAGGGGTACCGTGTCAGGTGGTCAACAAGGTTGCAGAAGGCCGACCCCACATCGTCGACATGATCAAGAATGGCGGCATCATCCTGGTCATCAACACGGTGGAAGAACGCCGCAATGCCATCGCCGATTCGCGGCGCATTCGCACTTCCGCTCTGGCCGCACGCATTACCACCTTCACAACTATCGCAGGGGCTGAAGCTGCCGTCGAAGGGATGAAATACATGGATCGGCTGGACGTGGTATCGATCCAGACTTTGCATGCGATGCTGGGTACTGCGGCCCATGTCGTGGACACCACCACCAGCCCCTGA